One window of the Triticum dicoccoides isolate Atlit2015 ecotype Zavitan chromosome 3B, WEW_v2.0, whole genome shotgun sequence genome contains the following:
- the LOC119280607 gene encoding extradiol ring-cleavage dioxygenase-like: protein MDTFFLSHGGPTLCVDETIPAWSFFKSWLPAAVAGTQPPRAILVVSAHWETAMPAVNVVPGINDTIHDFYGFPESMYQLKYPAPGAPDLARRTKELLEQAGFDPVEEHHGRGLDHGVWMPLMLMYQV, encoded by the exons ATGGACACCTTCTTCCTATCGCACGGCGGCCCCACGCTCTGCGTCGACGAGACGAtcccggcatggagcttcttcaagtCCTGGCTGCCCGCGGCGGTGGCTGGCACGCAGCCGCCGCGCGCCATCCTGGTGGTATCGGCCCACTGGGAGACGGCCATGCCGGCGGTCAACGTCGTTCCCGGCATCAACGACACCATCCACGACTTCTACGGATTTCCCGAGTCCATGTACCAG CTGAAGTACCCTGCTCCTGGCGCCCCCGATCTGGCCAGGAGGACCAAAGAGCTCCTCGAACAAGCCGGGTTCGATCCCGTGGAGGAACACCACGGCCGTGGCCTCGACCACGGTGTGTGGATGCCGCTGATGCTGATGTACCAAGTCTAA
- the LOC119279165 gene encoding cytochrome P450 84A1-like has translation MHPNENDITWEEFKEGFRGAHIPRSIMKLKKREFDDLKQRTMTVTEHNSQFTLLSRYANEEHTTENKKMEKFLDVFLNGRSDLAFAHSGAHVRAMRKLCATNLFSRRRAETWLAVRDGYRALARDVGRRSGQAVNLGELIFKHTVGVIFRAAFSAGDEELDEFIVILRVFSKVLGEFHVGDYFPWLRWTARLGFNRRLHAARSALDKFTDKIIDDHVRRGKNPADADADLVDGLLAFLAEANLSKGKDSENALPFTRDNVKAMIMDSPFGGPETVSSIIEWAMAEMMRSPDTFARLQQELADVVGLDRMVDDSDLDKLPFLGCIVKETFRMHPPIPTLLYEAAKDCELGINSVPRGSQIIINVWAINRHREAWKDGDTFRPMRFMPGEGDVAGRDLKGVSFEFLPFGSGRRSCPAQGLGHHAVQLAIAYLAHGFSWKLPDGMSPIELDMGDIAGMTGPRAVRFYAVPTSRLNCSF, from the exons atgcaccccaatgaaaatgataTCACCTGGGAggaatttaaagaaggttttcgtggggcgcacattcccagaagTATTATGAAGCTCAAGAAgagggagtttgatgacctcaagcagaggaCCATGACAGTGACTGAGCACAACAGTCAGTTTACTctactgtctcgctacgccaacgaagagcaTACGACTGAaaacaagaagatggagaaattcctggaCG ttttcttGAACGGCCGCTCCGACCTGGCGTTCGCCCACAGCGGCGCCCACGTGCGCGCCATGCGCAAGCTCTGCGCCACGAACCTCTTCAGCCGGCGCCGCGCCGAGACGTGGCTCGCCGTGCGCGACGGGTACAGGGCGCTGGCCCGCGACGTTGGCAGGCGCAGCGGCCAGGCCGTGAACCTAGGCGAGCTCATCTTCAAGCACACCGTCGGCGTCATCTTCCGCGCTGCCTTCAGCGCCGGCGACGAAGAACTGGACGAGTTCATCGTCATCCTCCGGGTGTTCTCCAAGGTCTTAGGCGAGTTCCACGTCGGCGACTACTTCCCGTGGCTCCGCTGGACGGCCCGGCTGGGCTTCAACCGCCGCCTCCACGCAGCGCGCAGCGCCCTCGACAAGTTTACCGACAAGATAATTGATGACCACGTGAGGAGAGGGAAGAACCCCGCCGATGCTGACGCCGACTTGGTAGATGGCCTGCTCGCTTTCCTCGCCGAGGCGAACCTATCCAAAGGGAAGGACAGCGAGAACGCCCTCCCCTTCACCCGCGACAACGTCAAGGCCATGATCATGG ACTCACCGTTTGGCGGGCCGGAAACGGTGAGTTCAATAATTGAGTGGGCAATGGCGGAAATGATGCGTAGCCCTGATACCTTCGCACGGCTTCAGCAGGAGCTGGCTGACGTGGTGGGGCTCGATCGCATGGTGGATGACTCAGACCTCGACAAGCTCCCCTTCCTGGGATGCATCGTCAAAGAGACATTCCGCATGCATCCGCCCATCCCGACGCTCCTCTACGAGGCTGCCAAAGACTGTGAACTCGGCATCAACTCGGTTCCCAGAGGCTCACAAATCATAATCAATGTGTGGGCAATCAATCGCCACCGCGAGGCCTGGAAGGACGGCGACACCTTCCGGCCGATGCGGTTCATGCCAGGTGAGGGGGACGTTGCCGGGCGGGACCTCAAGGGTGTCTCCTTCGAGTTCCTGCCATTCGGGTCTGGACGACGCTCGTGCCCGGCGCAGGGACTCGGTCACCACGCGGTGCAATTGGCCATCGCGTACCTCGCACACGGGTTCAGCTGGAAGCTACCCGACGGCATGAGTCCAATAGAGCTTGACATGGGCGACATAGCCGGCATGACTGGGCCACGTGCCGTGCGCTTCTACGCCGTGCCCACCTCCCGACTCAACTGCTCATTTTAA